The nucleotide window GCGTAGACGCGCGCCATTTCCTGAATCGGCCAAATCATAAAAACAATATACGAGATAAAAGCCTGAATCCCCCCGATGGTCATGCCGCCAACCGAAGCCTGAAGCCCGCCATACCAGACAATGCTGCCCAGGGCTATGGCGCTGATAATTTGCACAGTGGGCAGGAAAAGCGCCGAGAGCCAGGCGGCGCGATACCCGGCGCGGTACATCTCGCCGGTGAGGTCGCCGAATTCATCCATATTTCGGGCTTCGCGCCCAAAGGCTTTTACCACGCGCACGCCGGTGATATTTTCGTTGTAGGTTCCAGTGATTTTGGAGTTGATTTTGCGTACCTTGCGAAACTCAACGATGATTTTCTTCTGGAAGCGCCCGGCGATGATGACCAGCGCGGGAATGAGCGTGAAGACAATTAAACCCAGCCGCCAATTGATGCGCATCATAAAATAAGTGGCTGTGATGATATTCATCAAACCCCAGGTGGTGTCGAGCAGCCCCCAGGTGACCAACTCGGCAACACGCTCCACGTCGGAGGTGACGCGCGACATAATCCAGCCTACGGGGGTGTGGTTGTAATAGCTCAACGAGAGTTCTTGCAGATGCGCAAATAACTTTTTGCGCAGGTCGTAGCGCACGCGTTCGCCCAGCACACCGGTGAGATAGATGAAGCCAAAAACGCCCAGCGCTTGCAAGACAATCAGGGAGCCGTAGCGCGTGGCAATGCTGCTCAGCGCCGGGATATTTTTTGCAATAATGCCTTCGTCGATCATGCGCTTGCTTAGAAACGTGAAATACGAATCCAGCCATGAGACGAGCATGATCATAAGCACAAAACCGACTACCCACAGCCAATGCTCTTTGATCTGGCTCAGGATGCGCAATACGGTTTGACCGTTAAATGTTGTGGAGAATTCTTCTTCTTCGAAGTGTGTGGTTGTAGTCATGACTGTATTTGGTTCCGTTGAAAATTTTTAACGCAAGGGCGCAAAGCAGCGCAGGTTTTTTTATATTTATCCTTTGCCTTTTCGCATCTTGGCGACTTTGCGTTAAATTATTTCACGCGTTAGCAATTTCCTGTTCAAGTTCGGTTTCGATTTGCGTTTGAATGGCGAATATCTTTTGATATGTGCCCTCCTGTTGCAGCAATTCTTTGTGGGTGCCCATTTGGATGATGCGCCCCTTATCGAGGACGACGATCTTGTCGGCGATCATCACGCTTTGGATGCGATGGGCGATGATGAAGGTGGTGCGGTTCTTCATCAGGCGTTCGAGAGCGGCGCGGATTTCGGCCTCGGTTTCAATATCTACGGAGGACGTGGCATCATCCAGGATCAAGATACGCGGGTCTTTAATGATCGTGCGTGCGATCGCCGTGCGCTGTTTCTGCCCGCCAGAGAGCGTGACGCCTTTTTCGCCCACCAGCGTTTCGTAGCCTTTGGGGAAATGGCGAATTGAATCGTGAACCGCGGCAGCTTTGGCCGCGGCAATAATTTCTTCATCGGGGACCGCGCGGTCAATGCCGTAGCTAATATTATCGCCAATTGACATCGAAAACAGGAACGGCTCCTGCTCGACAATGCCAATCTGGCTGCGCAGGAATTGACGCGGATAACGGCTGAGTTCTACCCCATCGAGCAGGATGCTGCCGCCGCTGTAATCATAAAAACGCGGCAGCAAATTGGCGATGGTAGTTTTTCCGGAGCCAGTGGAGCCGAGAAGAGCGACGATCTGACCTGGCTCGCAGGTGAAACTGATATGCTCCAGCACCGGCTTGCCATCTTCGTAGGCAAATGAAACATCCTTGAAAGTGATTTCGCCGCGCACACGCCCCTCGGGGATGTAGTCGCCGGTGTCCAGGGGTTCGCGTTCCTGGCGGATGACCTCGGTCACGCGCTGAAATGAAACCATCCCGGTAGACATTTGTACGATCAGGCGGCCCATATTGCGAATCGGCCAGATAATCCAGATAACCATGCCCGCGTAAGCCAAATAGGTTCCGGGCGTAATTTCGCCGCGAATGGCCATCAGCGCCCCAATTACGAACCCCGCCAGCATTTGCCCGCCGGTGAGAATATCGGAAACCGGCCAATAGAGCGCGTGCATCATTAGCAGACGGCGGCCGCGCTGGTATTTTTCCCAGTTTTCGCTATCGAATTTCTCGCGTTCAAAATTCTGGCGGGCAAAGGCCTTGACCACGCGTACGCCAGTGAGATTTTCTTGCAGCACATTTGAGAGGGCGGCATCTTGCTCCTGATATTTTTCGTAAACTTTTGAAACACGTTTGAAGAAAAATACCGAGAGAATGATCGTAAAAGGCACGATTACAATCGAGTACAGCGCCAGTTCCCAATTGAGCAGCAACAGGGCAATCAGATTAACAAAGAAGAGCAAAAAAATGCGCCCCGCGCCGATGAACTGCTCGGAAAAAAATCGCCGCACAGCATCAATATCGGAAGTGGCGCGTTGGATGAGTTCGCCAGTTTTGGTCTGGTCGTGGTAGGTGAAGCTCAGGCGCTGGATGTGGTCGAAGATGAAGTTGCGCAACCGGCGCGCAATATTCTCGGATGTATATGCTGCCAGCATTCCACTGAGGAAGGTAAACGCTCCGGTCACGGCTGCCAGCCCTACAAATCCAAGTGCGAGCAGCGGCAGCCCATCGGTATTGGCATTCTCCGAGATGATATTATCCGCGAATTGCCCTAGCAGGTAATAAGTCCCTGTTCGGGCTGCCGCGGCCACGCCCAGGCTAAGTGTGGCGATCAAATAAATCAAGCGATAGTCGTGCATTAATCGGAACAAGCCGATCAGCGGTTTATCGGTGAGAATTGTGCGTAAATCTTGGGTGGTTGTTTTTGATTTCATTTATGGTGATTAATGATCTGGAAAGCTGCCCACTGGCATAATGGCGGCTTCGTTTGTGGCGATGATCTTTGATGTTAGGCTGCCATGTGAAAGCTCTTTGAGGGCTTGCTGGAAATCAGCGAATTTCGCTGTGGCAAATTCGGCTGTGACAGTCACTTCTGCGGCGAAAATTTCATTGCGGATGATGCCGTGATGCGCCTCGCTGAGCAGGCGCACGCGCTCAAACAGGGCATAAGGCATGGTGATCTGGCAGGTACAAGTGGCGATTTTCTCTGCCCGCGGCAGCACTTCAAGTACACTGCGTATCGCCTCGCTATAGGCACGTACCAGGCCGCCAGTGCCAAGTTTGCTGCCGCCGAAGTAGCGGGTGATGACAGCCGCCGCATCCCCCAGGTCGCTGCCTTGCAACACTGCCAGCGCAGGCCGCCCTGCTGTTCCAGAAGGTTCGCCGTCATCATTGCTATGCGCGGTTACCGATGCGCCATGCCCGATAATAAAAACGGGAACATTGTGTGAAGCATCGCTAAATTCATCTTTGACACGCTGAATAAATGCTTTTGCTTCGTTCACGCTGAAGGCAGGGGCGATGGTGGCGATGAAGCGTGAGTTCGAAACCTGGATTTCTCGGCGCGTTTTTTTGGCAGGGATGAGATAGCGGGGCATGAGTTTGTCCTTGTGGGCAAGTCCCTATTCTACCAGTTTAACTGTCGGGCTTGTAACTCTTGCTGTTGAATTCCAATCCATCCTGTTGTATGATTGGTTCAGGATTTGCAAGGAGCTACCGCTATGCTGCCATCGGGTATGAACGTCATTCGTTATAAGTACATCCACATCTGGGCCTCGCAGGATGAATTGAAGGCCAAATGCACCGATCCAGAGACCCTGGAGATGGTGATCCGTG belongs to Chloroflexota bacterium and includes:
- a CDS encoding ABC transporter ATP-binding protein — protein: MTTTTHFEEEEFSTTFNGQTVLRILSQIKEHWLWVVGFVLMIMLVSWLDSYFTFLSKRMIDEGIIAKNIPALSSIATRYGSLIVLQALGVFGFIYLTGVLGERVRYDLRKKLFAHLQELSLSYYNHTPVGWIMSRVTSDVERVAELVTWGLLDTTWGLMNIITATYFMMRINWRLGLIVFTLIPALVIIAGRFQKKIIVEFRKVRKINSKITGTYNENITGVRVVKAFGREARNMDEFGDLTGEMYRAGYRAAWLSALFLPTVQIISAIALGSIVWYGGLQASVGGMTIGGIQAFISYIVFMIWPIQEMARVYAEMQQSVASAERIFSLLDATPEVVDKPEAISPPSIRGDIRFENVDFYYDDNENDPVLKDFNLHIRQGETIALVGPTGGGKTTIINLLGRFFEPSRGRILFGEHDYKDFTLQSIQSRLGVVLQTPHLFSGSVMENIRYGKLDASDEDILAAAKLAGAHEFIEKFDKGYLEEVGEGGNLLSVGQKQLISLARAVLRKPEIFIMDEATSSVDTLTEALIQKGMENLMRGRTSFVIAHRLSTIKRADRILVIEAGKIAEMGTHTELLQKCGHYYRLYTSQFRSELER
- a CDS encoding ABC transporter ATP-binding protein; amino-acid sequence: MKSKTTTQDLRTILTDKPLIGLFRLMHDYRLIYLIATLSLGVAAAARTGTYYLLGQFADNIISENANTDGLPLLALGFVGLAAVTGAFTFLSGMLAAYTSENIARRLRNFIFDHIQRLSFTYHDQTKTGELIQRATSDIDAVRRFFSEQFIGAGRIFLLFFVNLIALLLLNWELALYSIVIVPFTIILSVFFFKRVSKVYEKYQEQDAALSNVLQENLTGVRVVKAFARQNFEREKFDSENWEKYQRGRRLLMMHALYWPVSDILTGGQMLAGFVIGALMAIRGEITPGTYLAYAGMVIWIIWPIRNMGRLIVQMSTGMVSFQRVTEVIRQEREPLDTGDYIPEGRVRGEITFKDVSFAYEDGKPVLEHISFTCEPGQIVALLGSTGSGKTTIANLLPRFYDYSGGSILLDGVELSRYPRQFLRSQIGIVEQEPFLFSMSIGDNISYGIDRAVPDEEIIAAAKAAAVHDSIRHFPKGYETLVGEKGVTLSGGQKQRTAIARTIIKDPRILILDDATSSVDIETEAEIRAALERLMKNRTTFIIAHRIQSVMIADKIVVLDKGRIIQMGTHKELLQQEGTYQKIFAIQTQIETELEQEIANA
- a CDS encoding YigZ family protein → MPRYLIPAKKTRREIQVSNSRFIATIAPAFSVNEAKAFIQRVKDEFSDASHNVPVFIIGHGASVTAHSNDDGEPSGTAGRPALAVLQGSDLGDAAAVITRYFGGSKLGTGGLVRAYSEAIRSVLEVLPRAEKIATCTCQITMPYALFERVRLLSEAHHGIIRNEIFAAEVTVTAEFATAKFADFQQALKELSHGSLTSKIIATNEAAIMPVGSFPDH